The Actinomycetota bacterium genome includes the window TACTCACGAAGCACACTCATCAAGGACCTGGACCTCGTATTCGTCTGTGGGCTTCCCGGCTACGGACCGGGCGATCTGATGATCGCCTACGTGGACGAGGAGGAGGTTGTCATCGACATGGCCGACTACTTCTCCCACTCGCTGCGTCTCAGCGCCTCGGAGGCGCTGGCGCTCGTCGCCGCGGCGGAGACCCTCATCGCTACCGAGCAGGCACCACCTGCGCTGCAAAGTGCCGTCGACAAACTGACCACTGCGCTTGGTATTTCGGCCGACGAGACACTCGCCATCGAGATCGAAGGAGAGCCGGCCCTCGTCACCATGCTGCGCGATGCAGCTGCGGACGGACGAGTGATCGATCTGACCTACACCTCGCTGAACAAGGGTGAAACGACCCGACGACCCGTCGAACCATGGTCGGTCTTCCTGACGATGGGGAACTGGTACCTGTCGGGCTTCTGCCGCTCCGCCGGAGCCGAACGGGTCTTTCGCGTCGACCGAATCCGATCCGCCGTACCGACCGAGGAACGGTTCATCCCCAATCCCGAACCGCCACCCCCGGTGCTGCGGTACACGCCTTCGGAGGATGACGTGCGGGCAACGATCCGTCTCGAGCCGCGCGCCGCGTGGGTCGCCGACTATTACCCGGTCGACATCGTTTCCACAGATCCTTTCGTGATTCGCTTTTCGGCGTCCGATCCAAGCGTCGCCGCGAGGCTCCTCGTGCGCCTGGGCAAGGATGCCGAACTGCTCGAAGGGGTCGAAACCGCAGCAGCAACCGCCTCTCTGCGTCGCAGGGTGCTTGCCCGCTACGAGGTGACCATTTCGGAATAGTCACTTCAGAGCGCGTTCGTGAAGGCCGATATACGGATCATGAACGGTGAGCGGAGCGCCGAATGACCACAATCAAAACAACGTGT containing:
- a CDS encoding WYL domain-containing protein, which codes for MSKTMHRLTRILSMVPWVIANPGATVQEVCDRFGYSRSTLIKDLDLVFVCGLPGYGPGDLMIAYVDEEEVVIDMADYFSHSLRLSASEALALVAAAETLIATEQAPPALQSAVDKLTTALGISADETLAIEIEGEPALVTMLRDAAADGRVIDLTYTSLNKGETTRRPVEPWSVFLTMGNWYLSGFCRSAGAERVFRVDRIRSAVPTEERFIPNPEPPPPVLRYTPSEDDVRATIRLEPRAAWVADYYPVDIVSTDPFVIRFSASDPSVAARLLVRLGKDAELLEGVETAAATASLRRRVLARYEVTISE